GCCACTGGTGCGAGAAGTTCTGAGGGCACTggcggtgccgccggcgcaactgatgccGCAGGTCTGGAGGGTGATGCATCTGGTCGACCATTTGGCCGGCAAACTGGATATGGAATTCCGAGTTGAGGACCTTGTTTACACCTACAAGGTCCAgaattatggggctggtagatacttgctgcatgtcaaggatgacagggaggctcttcttggtgcggacaagtcgaacgaccgcgggtggatgggtcgtttcttttttgtggagttggctagtttagggcccgactccgacttcttgacgggggaatggatggctagaggtatttttgtttgtttttgtgttttttgggcttgttgatttgactttgtctcactttcttgtttttgtaggtgcGTCCTTCGACACAGTTGGAGTCGGTGCCTAAGCTATAGAAAAGACAGTTGTGCTGTTGGGggtccctctaaaggacagagctttCATCGGCCTCAAGTTCGGTCGTGAGGAGGCCTCTCAAGAAGAAGAACTTTCTGAGCCTGCAAACATGTCGACgtcaacaggtaaacatgggttagggttagtttacaactttgggttcgttgcccttttcaaaacgaaatataaattacaactgttgtgacgagactgagtcgtcGAAAAAATACTATCAACAGGAACTGGCCCATCGACACGCTCTGGCAAGGCCCCATCTGCGGACGCGTTGCTGAGGAAGAGGTTGGAGTCACTGGGGAGTGTGTCTCGAGCCAAAACCATCACTGTGCTCTCACCGCCGAAGCCGCAAAAGGCTTTCAATTGACGCCACGGTGACGGGGGAGACCAGCTCGCTCatgcctgctgagaaaaagctgccgcctccaactcggaagaggaagctcgCCGTAGAGTTTCCTGACGACTACAGGTCGGCAGATGCGCCACGGGTTCAGCTTTGGCCTGAGGTTGACTGTCTATGGATGCCGTCAAGCCGGGAACGTCAGGAATCCTtgtccccagttgctgcaactgtcgagagcgtctcggatgcatggAGGGTATGTGTTTGCTTCTTTTCTATTCTTCGTCTCCTTGCTTTCCTGCATGCCATCTTCATCTCGTCATTTTAGTGACTTTGAATAATTTTCTTTCCTTGTTCACataggccctgcaatctgctttagccacacttcatcatgtcataatgttagaagatcaaatagtaaagctgaaaaatgacatgaagaaggcaaagcaggaagctggtcgtcttggcggtgtggccaaggaggcgacggcCAGAGCTAAAGCGTTGCAAGTGGCGCAAGAAaagggggctgctgaggtcGCGCAGTTGAGTGCCgagaaggagacgctggttgctgaggttgacgagctgaagacgtctctctccaaagtcaaggcgaggatttacgagtgtgctggttactacacttggaagatgaaggccgagatgatggaggaattcaaggcgggcaaacatgtgaactggactcctaatgaagacattgctcagttcaacactgcattccccgaggactatatcccccctggtgccgttagcgatgaagaagaagttgaggagggtgcaactgcaaccagccccaaTGCCGAGACGGTGGCGGCACCAGGCAATGGcaaacaaggggagaatgcaggcccagcagatcctcaggagtagctctgtcccccctcctaaaaaaatttaaaattttaatggtGTGTGTTTCAAACAATGGATCGTTTTAAACAGTATTTTGTGTGTTCGGCCTTTGGAAAGGTCGAAAAGATatttgtggctgtgtttcgccttgatggcggcagtcttttggatgtttttgggcttgtccaagg
This sequence is a window from Spinacia oleracea cultivar Varoflay chromosome 1, BTI_SOV_V1, whole genome shotgun sequence. Protein-coding genes within it:
- the LOC130466272 gene encoding uncharacterized protein codes for the protein MPAEKKLPPPTRKRKLAVEFPDDYRSADAPRVQLWPEVDCLWMPSSRERQESLSPVAATVESVSDAWRALQSALATLHHVIMLEDQIVKLKNDMKKAKQEAGRLGGVAKEATARAKALQVAQEKGAAEVAQLSAEKETLVAEVDELKTSLSKVKARIYECAGYYTWKMKAEMMEEFKAGKHVNWTPNEDIAQFNTAFPEDYIPPGAVSDEEEVEEGATATSPNAETVAAPGNGKQGENAGPADPQE